A genomic region of Staphylococcus roterodami contains the following coding sequences:
- a CDS encoding DUF1304 domain-containing protein produces MNIISTILIIFVAIEFFYIMYLETFTTTSRKTSETFNISVGKLKDKNIKLLLKNQGVYNGLIGVLLLYGLFFSSNPKELCAAILVYIIGVAIYGGLSSNISIFFKQGTLPVLALISMLW; encoded by the coding sequence GTGAATATCATCTCAACAATTTTAATCATATTTGTGGCAATAGAGTTTTTCTATATTATGTATCTCGAAACATTCACAACAACTTCAAGAAAAACAAGTGAAACATTTAATATTAGCGTTGGTAAATTGAAAGACAAAAATATTAAATTGCTTTTGAAGAATCAAGGCGTATATAACGGTTTGATTGGCGTTTTGTTATTATACGGTTTATTTTTCAGTAGTAACCCAAAAGAACTATGCGCTGCTATTTTAGTCTATATCATTGGCGTTGCTATTTATGGTGGCCTTTCAAGCAATATTAGTATCTTTTTCAAACAAGGTACGTTGCCAGTATTGGCACTCATTTCAATGCTTTGGTAA